In one Candidatus Hydrogenedentota bacterium genomic region, the following are encoded:
- a CDS encoding metallophosphoesterase family protein has translation MTIRKLKSLFVLFGLVSAAISAHAQNTIDSVMDAVVTRLYSEKNLDQLYALDEAQAEAFVTPAEKQVLATKHWYFDVDVPVVVSVMHNVEQKVLPFWLQESGFKKTDMIVKNMEGWTYEVWQKPFPAGRVELGINGFDNFRPHYFVCVGPQESGVKVTLSNFFPANQNVLEMKTGAMTYRDWTELVLTEVPESLVGQQLLPTIRGRGREAAIVGAFRKTPFPSSDTPAPVYLTWSDDPRTTQNIQWRTNTAVTDGVAKVRVKGSNADYTETKAASLTMDDRMLANDRVCHWFTAVVRGLAPDTTYEYIVGSPTHNTWSKPAEFTTAPQDPKPFTFMHCSDTHSHEDWGVLMKNTLDRNPDVDFCVISGDLVGTGLEREDWDQTLVYGEPVFRTRPVMPAIGNHDAQLGLGAGMYLDIFGLPENGPKGIKPEAAYTFRYGNAQFFVLDVMSETKPQAEWLRDVLSKSDAVWKIAIFHFPLYSNDETYPLLEKAWGSLFDEFHVDLVLSGHVHEHMRSYPMRAGKRVASPAEGTVYVTSVSIPSGPAHAKPDWCEAYVGGGAFCNVIDVDAKRLRLRAFRNDGSVQDDFAIEK, from the coding sequence ATGACTATTCGAAAACTCAAGTCTCTCTTCGTGCTCTTTGGCCTTGTCTCGGCGGCCATATCCGCACACGCGCAAAACACCATCGACTCCGTGATGGACGCCGTCGTGACGCGGCTGTATTCGGAGAAGAACCTGGATCAGTTGTATGCGCTCGACGAGGCGCAGGCCGAAGCCTTTGTCACGCCCGCCGAAAAGCAGGTCCTCGCGACAAAGCACTGGTATTTCGATGTGGACGTGCCCGTCGTGGTGTCGGTGATGCACAACGTCGAGCAGAAGGTCCTGCCGTTCTGGTTGCAGGAGTCCGGCTTCAAGAAGACGGACATGATCGTGAAGAACATGGAAGGCTGGACCTATGAAGTCTGGCAGAAGCCCTTCCCGGCGGGCCGTGTCGAGCTTGGCATCAACGGGTTCGACAACTTCCGTCCGCATTACTTTGTGTGCGTAGGTCCGCAGGAATCGGGCGTGAAGGTCACCCTCTCGAACTTCTTCCCGGCCAATCAGAATGTGCTCGAAATGAAGACCGGCGCGATGACCTATCGCGATTGGACGGAACTGGTCTTGACGGAAGTCCCGGAGTCGTTGGTTGGGCAGCAATTATTGCCGACGATTCGCGGGCGCGGACGCGAAGCGGCGATAGTCGGCGCGTTCCGCAAGACGCCGTTTCCGTCGTCTGACACGCCGGCGCCGGTCTATCTCACGTGGAGCGACGATCCGCGCACCACGCAGAACATCCAATGGCGCACCAATACCGCCGTGACCGACGGCGTGGCAAAGGTCCGCGTAAAGGGCTCGAACGCGGATTACACGGAGACCAAAGCGGCCAGCCTTACGATGGACGACCGCATGCTGGCCAACGATCGCGTGTGCCATTGGTTCACGGCGGTCGTGCGCGGCCTCGCGCCGGATACGACTTACGAGTACATCGTGGGGAGCCCAACGCACAATACGTGGAGCAAGCCCGCCGAGTTTACAACGGCCCCGCAAGACCCGAAGCCGTTCACCTTCATGCATTGCAGCGACACGCACAGCCACGAGGATTGGGGCGTGCTCATGAAAAACACGCTCGACCGGAATCCCGACGTGGACTTCTGCGTAATCTCCGGCGACCTGGTCGGCACGGGACTCGAACGCGAAGACTGGGATCAAACGCTTGTATATGGCGAGCCGGTGTTTCGCACGCGGCCCGTGATGCCCGCCATCGGAAACCACGACGCGCAGCTCGGCCTCGGCGCGGGCATGTATCTCGACATTTTCGGATTGCCCGAAAACGGACCCAAGGGGATCAAGCCCGAAGCCGCATACACCTTCCGCTACGGCAACGCGCAGTTCTTTGTCCTCGACGTGATGAGCGAGACGAAGCCGCAGGCGGAATGGCTGCGCGACGTCTTGTCGAAGAGCGACGCCGTGTGGAAGATCGCCATCTTTCATTTCCCGCTCTACTCGAATGACGAGACGTATCCGTTGTTGGAGAAGGCGTGGGGCAGCCTGTTCGACGAGTTCCACGTCGATCTTGTGCTGTCTGGGCACGTGCACGAACACATGCGCAGCTATCCCATGCGCGCGGGCAAGCGCGTGGCGTCACCCGCGGAAGGTACGGTCTACGTGACCTCGGTATCGATCCCCAGCGGACCCGCGCATGCGAAGCCCGATTGGTGCGAGGCGTATGTGGGCGGCGGCGCGTTCTGTAACGTCATCGACGTCGACGCGAAGCGGTTGCGTCTCCGCGCATTTCGAAATGACGGTTCCGTGCAGGACGATTTCGCTATAGAAAAGTGA
- a CDS encoding CoA-binding protein produces MPKSIAIIGASTDRKKYGNKAVRAFRDGGWTVYPVNAKADEVEGLKCFARIDDVPEPIDRVSMYVPPTVGKGLLDAIAAKHPGELFFNPGSEDAEVMDLARAKGINVVNACSIVNIGLRPEMYPDE; encoded by the coding sequence ATGCCCAAATCCATAGCCATCATCGGCGCATCGACCGACCGCAAGAAATATGGGAACAAGGCTGTGCGCGCGTTTCGCGACGGCGGGTGGACGGTGTATCCCGTCAACGCGAAGGCAGACGAGGTGGAAGGATTGAAGTGCTTCGCGCGCATTGACGACGTGCCCGAACCCATCGACCGCGTATCGATGTACGTACCGCCTACGGTCGGCAAAGGTCTGCTCGACGCCATCGCCGCGAAACATCCCGGCGAACTCTTCTTCAATCCCGGTTCCGAAGACGCCGAAGTAATGGACCTCGCCCGTGCGAAAGGCATCAACGTCGTCAACGCGTGCAGCATCGTCAACATCGGCCTGCGCCCCGAGATGTATCCGGACGAGTAA